The Halorussus gelatinilyticus genome contains the following window.
AAGACCGTTCTGCCGCGAGCTTGGGTGACGACCGAGACTCCTCGGTCTCGCTCGGGCGGGCCGCCAAAGCGGTCGGGTGGAGTCTCGCGGTCGGCTACGCCGGACTGTTCGCTATCGCGGTCTGGGGCAGTCTGCTCGTGAGTATCGGGTCGGGACTGGTCCCCGGCGAACTCGGCACCGCGATGGAACTCGCGCTCGGTGCGGTCGCGCTCGGGTTCGGGACCGCGACGGTCGCGCTACTCTACTTCCAGTGGACCGACGCGACCCTCTCGTACCTCGACTTCCGGTGGCCCTCCCTGCGCGACGCGGGCTACGTGGTCGGCGGCGTCGTCGCCCTGTTCGCGCTCCAGATGCTCGTCACCGTCGTCTTCTCGGCCGTCGGCGTGAGTACCGCGAGCCACAACATCGAGCAGACCGCGAAGGGCAACGCCGACATCCTGCTGTTGATGATTCCGGCGTCGTGGCTCATCATCGGTCCCGGCGAGGAGTTGCTCTACCGCAACATCATCCAGAAGGACCTCTACGACACGTTCGGCGACTGGGGCGCGGTGCTGGTCGGAAGCGCGGTGTTCTCGCTGGCTCACATCCCGGCGTACGCGGCCGGAGCGTCGGGCCTCGCGGCGCTCGCCAGCACGCTCGCGGTCATCTTCGGCCTCTCGCTGATACTCGGCGCGACGTATCTGGCCACGGAGAACCTGACCGTCCCGGCACTGATTCACGGGACGTTCGACGCCGTCGTCTTCGGCGCGATGTACCTCCAACTGACCGGAGGCGCGTGACCGAGGGCGGAGCGAGTTGGACTCCGGGGAAACCGGGGAGTCTGCCGGGCGTCCGCTTCGCGTCCGCCCTCCGTCTGACGTAGATTTAACAGCTCCAAATACTTTTGAAAAGTTCATGGAGCGTCGGTACTCGGTGAGCATCGAACGGGAGCGGGCCAGACGCATCGAGACGCTGGCCCGCGAGTACGACCTGACGACCCAAGAAGTTCTCCAGCAACTCGTCGAGGTCGGTCTCGAAGAGATAGAGACCGACGAGTAACTGGACGAGCGGCGGTCGCAGTCGCGTCGAATCGCGACGGTCGCGCGAGAACGCGTTCGATTCGAAGGAGCGCGTTCGGCGTTGGGAAGGCGCGGTCAGGCGTTCGAGGGGTTCTTGCGCGTGAGTTTGCTCCCGCAGATGGGACACCGGTCTTTGTTCTCGTCGAACTCCCGACCGCAGCCCTGACACTGGAACTTCCAGTTGCGCTGTTCGGAGATGCCGTCCTGCGCGATGACTTCGACGCTCACGTCCATGTGTTCGGCGACATTCTGCATCGCGTAGTCGTCGGTTACGAGTCTGGCGTCGAGTTCGAAGGCGGCCGCGATGAGGCGAACGTCGGTGGTCGAAAGCTCCTCGAAGTCCCCCGTCTCCTCGGCGGCCCGGCGGACCCGCTCTACCGCGCCGTCCTGCGGGATGTGGATGTGCATCCCCGACCCCTCCATCGCGTCGAAGCGATAGGCGCTCTCGTCTTCGAGTTCCTCCCGGACCATCGGGATGGTCGCGATGTCTTCTGTCGTGTGATACTCGTTGATGAAGGCTGAGGCGTCTAGAACGTACATTTACCGCTGAACGACGATGTAGTCTTTTACTGCCTGCACTCGTTTCACGGGGACTTGGAATCGACCCTCTTCGTCCGAGTCGAACGCCACCGTGGCGTTGTCCAACTGTTCGTCCGGTTCGATGAGCAGGTCGGCGAGTTCGCCCGTCTTGAGGTCCATGGTGATGTTGTACAACATACCGAGTTCTGTCCCGTCTGACCCCATGACGGCTTTCCCCGAGAGGTTTTCGGCGAGGATTTCCGACATACGGGGGGTTACTGAACGCTCCTACATAAAGGGTAGGGGGACCCGCGACTCGCGGGGGTCCGCGCGCCGAATCGCCGGGCGGAGACTCGCGCGGAGTCCGTGACGGCAAGGAGCCGCGCTCGCAAAAGTTAAATGCCGTGCGAAGTACTTCACGAGTAAGAAACCTTCTTTCCCCGGTGGTAGTTATGTCTGACACTGATACACGCGACGGCGAACACGGTTTGCGAACCCCAATCGTGGCAGTACTGGGACACGTAGACCACGGCAAGACCAGTCTACTGGACAAGATTCGCGGCTCGACCGTCATCGAGGGCGAGGCGGGCGCGATCACCCAGCACATCGGGGCCACCGCGATTCCGCTCGATGTGGTGTCGAAGGTCGCCGGAAGCCTCATCGACCCGAGCGACTTCGACCTGCCCGGCCTGCTCTTCATCGACACGCCGGGCCACCACTCGTTCACCACCCTGCGGTCTCGCGGGGGCGCGCTGGCCGACATCGCTATCCTCGTCGTGGACGTCAACGACGGCTTCCAGCCCCAGACCCTCGAAGCTATCAACATTCTCAAGCAGTCCCAGACGCCGTTCGTCGTCGCCGCGAACAAGATAGACACCGTGCCGGGGTGGAAACCAAACGAGGACGCGCCCATTCAGCAGACCAAGGAGGCCCAGAGCGACCGGGCGAGTTCGATGCTGGACGAGAAGCTCTACGAAGTCATCGGGGAGTTGAGCGACGAGGGGTTCACGGCGGACATGTACTGGCGCGTCCAGGACTTCCGGGGGAACATCGGCGTCGTGCCGGTCAGCGCCGAGACCGGGGAGGGGATTCCCGACCTGCTGACCGTCCTGATGGGACTGGCCCAGCGGTACATGAAAGAGGACATGGCCATCGACGTGACCGGGCCGGGCGCGGGCACCGTCCTCGAAGTCAAAGAGGAGAAGGGCTTCGGGACGACCCTCGACGTGGTGCTGTACGACGGCACCATCCGGGAGGACGAGACCATCGTCGTCGGCGGGATGGACGACCCCATCGTGACCGACGTGCGCGCCATCCTGAAACCCCGACCGCTCGCCGAGATTCGGACCGAGGACCGCTTCGAGAAGGTCGAGGAGATAGCGGCCGCCTCCGGGGTGAAGATCGCCGCGCCGGAACTCGACAGAGCGATGGCGGGCGCGCCCGTCCGAGTCGTCCGGGACCGCGACATCGAGGAAGTCATCGCGGAAGTCCGGGCCGAACTCTCCGAAATCGAGGTCGAGACCCAAGAGCAGGGCGTCGTCGTGAAGGCCGACACCCTCGGGAGTCTGGAGGCCATCGCCAACGCGATGGACGAGGCCGAGATTCCCGTCATGCGCGCCGAGGTCGGCGACGTCGCTCCTCGGGACATCAGCGTCGCTTCGACCGCCAACGAGGACAAGCACAAGACCATCCTCGCGTTCAACGTGGACCTGCTGGCCGACGCCGAACAGCGGGCCGAGGAGAGCGACGTGAAACTCTTCGAGAGCGGCGTCATCTACCGACTCATCGAGGAGTACGAGGAGTACGTCGAGGAACTGGAGCGCGCCCAGCAGGAGACCGTCCTCGACAACATCACCCGACCCTCGCGGTTCCAGATTCTACAGGACCACACCTTCCGGCAGAACGACCCTGCGGTGGTCGGCGTCGAGATTCTGGCGGGCACCGTCAAGAAGAACAGCAACGTCGTGAAGTTCGAGGGTAACGACCCGACGCGGGTCGGCCAGTTGAAGGGGATTCAGGAGCAGGGCGAGGACGTGGACGAAGCCCGGAGCGGCAACCGCGTCAGCGTCGCCATCGACGGGCCGACGGTCGGCCGCCAGATAGAGGAGGGCGACGAACTCTGGATCGAGATTCCCGAGAAGCACGCCAAGATTTTAGAGCAGGAACTGAGCGACGACATCCCGGCGGACGAACTCGAAGCGCTCAAGATGTACCTCGACAAACAGCGCAAGCGCGACCCCTTCTGGGGCAAGTAACCGCTCGCGCCGACGAGGAACCGGTATTTTCCGTTGCGCTCCGGCCGGGAGCGACCGCGCACTGCGGTCGCCGAGTTCGAATTCCTCACAGTACACATCAGATTCATTATTACTAAAGCAGATTCTTTTTAAGAAGAAGTCCGAATTATCATTGTTTATTCGGCACTACCATCCATACATTAAGAATATTAAATTAACTATTCAATAGATGTATTTTGCTAGTTCCAGCGCTTCTCCGGTGGTTTTGGCCCGTCTAAACGCCGCAAACGGCAACGACCAGTGAAGTGGTAACCGTC
Protein-coding sequences here:
- a CDS encoding CopG family transcriptional regulator, whose product is MERRYSVSIERERARRIETLAREYDLTTQEVLQQLVEVGLEEIETDE
- the infB gene encoding translation initiation factor IF-2, whose product is MSDTDTRDGEHGLRTPIVAVLGHVDHGKTSLLDKIRGSTVIEGEAGAITQHIGATAIPLDVVSKVAGSLIDPSDFDLPGLLFIDTPGHHSFTTLRSRGGALADIAILVVDVNDGFQPQTLEAINILKQSQTPFVVAANKIDTVPGWKPNEDAPIQQTKEAQSDRASSMLDEKLYEVIGELSDEGFTADMYWRVQDFRGNIGVVPVSAETGEGIPDLLTVLMGLAQRYMKEDMAIDVTGPGAGTVLEVKEEKGFGTTLDVVLYDGTIREDETIVVGGMDDPIVTDVRAILKPRPLAEIRTEDRFEKVEEIAAASGVKIAAPELDRAMAGAPVRVVRDRDIEEVIAEVRAELSEIEVETQEQGVVVKADTLGSLEAIANAMDEAEIPVMRAEVGDVAPRDISVASTANEDKHKTILAFNVDLLADAEQRAEESDVKLFESGVIYRLIEEYEEYVEELERAQQETVLDNITRPSRFQILQDHTFRQNDPAVVGVEILAGTVKKNSNVVKFEGNDPTRVGQLKGIQEQGEDVDEARSGNRVSVAIDGPTVGRQIEEGDELWIEIPEKHAKILEQELSDDIPADELEALKMYLDKQRKRDPFWGK
- a CDS encoding CPBP family intramembrane glutamic endopeptidase, which gives rise to MEDRSAASLGDDRDSSVSLGRAAKAVGWSLAVGYAGLFAIAVWGSLLVSIGSGLVPGELGTAMELALGAVALGFGTATVALLYFQWTDATLSYLDFRWPSLRDAGYVVGGVVALFALQMLVTVVFSAVGVSTASHNIEQTAKGNADILLLMIPASWLIIGPGEELLYRNIIQKDLYDTFGDWGAVLVGSAVFSLAHIPAYAAGASGLAALASTLAVIFGLSLILGATYLATENLTVPALIHGTFDAVVFGAMYLQLTGGA
- a CDS encoding NOB1 family endonuclease; translated protein: MYVLDASAFINEYHTTEDIATIPMVREELEDESAYRFDAMEGSGMHIHIPQDGAVERVRRAAEETGDFEELSTTDVRLIAAAFELDARLVTDDYAMQNVAEHMDVSVEVIAQDGISEQRNWKFQCQGCGREFDENKDRCPICGSKLTRKNPSNA
- a CDS encoding PRC-barrel domain-containing protein; its protein translation is MSEILAENLSGKAVMGSDGTELGMLYNITMDLKTGELADLLIEPDEQLDNATVAFDSDEEGRFQVPVKRVQAVKDYIVVQR